The genomic stretch GCTAATTATCTTTGCATGAACTACAATACTAATAAGTACTAGAACACTCAACCAGGAAATCTTGCTAAATAAGAGTACAATACAGGAAACAATAAGCGTAAAATCTCTCAAAAGTCCCACAAGTGTAACTACCAAATTAACAGGTTTATGATAGGCTTGCGATAAAATAATTTGGAGATCATTGTGAAAATCTTGTTGCTCAAAATATGCTAATCCTTGGATAGCATTAGATTTATCAATAATGGATCGGTTGATTACGAATACTACTTTGTCAGCTAAACTACTTTGTAAGAACAAGATCCAAGGATTAATTAAATCATGCATTAGCCACAGAGCACCCAGGTAGAGTAGATGGTATAATATGGTTTGTGTAGCTATGACATTGGTTGTAACGATGTGGTCAATAAGTTGAGAGGAAACTTTTATAGCTAGTAAGGGAAAGATTCCACTAGCAACGATCGACACGATCAGCAAGACAGATAAAAGCATATCCACTTTTATAATAACGCAGAACGACTTGTACGAAGTGTATAAACTTGTAAGAAATGACTTGTATCTATTCATTTGTACTAGTTAAGATTTAAAAATCATACCTGCATAATGAGTGTCTTGTGAACCAAGGTAGCCAGGTACTCTGTTTCCACTACTGGATCTATCCTATTAGACAAAATAAGTTCTTTCTACTTATTTCCATATAATGCAGATTTCTTCTCCTATTGCATAGAGGCCTCTGAAGCAATGTATCCGACATTTCGCACAAAAATTTTAGATTTTTTATTTTTCCTATTTAATTGCATCACAACTCTATGATGCTATAAATCAATGATATTATCAATATGCATTAGGCATTGCTTCTAATTTTTTTCTTCGTTTGTGATGCTGTTTTTTGCTTTTCTAATGTTTCTACGTTTATTGCTTCTTCTACAAACTTTTCATCTTTAAATACAAATTTCTTTTTAGGATCCTTGGTAAGATTGTTATTGCTGTCTTGCCGTTTTACTGCAATCATACATTCATTGATATTGCGATGATTGATGTCCTCTCTATTAAAAATACAATTCAAGCCTATATGTACGATCTTCTTTTTTCTAAAATATTTACCAGAATAGTTTTTGTGTTCTATCTGTTCGATGGCTACTTCAGCACTCTGATTCTTTTTCAATTCTATAATATAAACTACATTATTCTTTATGTGATCCATAGTTATATCTGATCGCCCACTACCGGAATGTTCTTCTACACGAATTCTAGGGCCACCTACTGTATGATGACAAACACCATTGAGAAAAGCATGAAGAATATTTTGAAAATCTTTTTCATCATTTTTAAGTGCTTCATAGCTTGTATTCGCAAAACAAGCATCCCTAAATAGCTGCAATAAACGAGGCCAATCTTCTTGCTGTAAAGCTGCAAGTACATGCTCTTTATGATGTACGCCTATCTCTTTTTGTTCATCTAAAAACACTTCCTGTATATTTTGTGCAAGTGCCATCTTTACTTCTTCGTTAGGAATTTTTAATGCATATTGCCCATTAGCAGGATTATAGGTATCTATGGTTAAATAACCTGTTTGATACATTAAAGCTTCTAAGCTTAACGGCTTTTTGCTTTGTGTAAACATGATATCATCTTCAGTAACGTAAAATCTTAACTTTTCCCAATCCAAATCAAATCTATCAATTTCATTTCTCATCTGATTGAGTAAAATACTAGGATCGCCTGTTCTATACCAGTAACCTTGCAAATTTCCTCTCTGAAAAAAAGATAATACAGAATTTGGGTTATACATAGATGGTCCATCATAGGAAAATCTATACCTATTGTAATAGGATTTTATAGCCTCCATAATACCTTCTTTAGTATATGTTTGTCCTGTACGTTTTTCCATCTCTCGTATGACATAATTGAACCTATTCTCAAACAGACTTTTTATATCTTCTTCTTTATAACCAGCAACATCTGAAAATGCATTTTCTAAAGAAACATCATTACCCTGAAATATATTCGCACCGGAACCTAAGTTCACCAAACTAAACTTAGTTACGCCAGTTAGAAATATTAACTGACAGTCACCAGCGCAACTTTTAACCAGAGTCAAAAAATCTTTAAGCACTTTCATACAATCATTATATTGCTTTGAACTCCAGTCTAAATTGACTATAGGGCTGTCATATTCATCTATTAGAAGAACTATTTTAGGTTCGTAATCGTTTCTTAATATTTTTAATTTTGTAATTAAATCTATATAATAATCTTGCATGCTATCATTACCTTTAGGATTTTCTATCTTAGCTTCAATACCATAAATCTCAGCAGTACGATATAAAGATTTTTTAATAGAAAATTTTAGACTATCAGTAGTTTCATTATTAAATCTAGAAAAATCCAATCTAATTACAGGATATTTTTTCCAGTCGTATTTTATGGTCTTGCCATTTTCATCTTCAAATGCTCCATTATAGATAAAATAATTCTTAAATAACTCTTTATGTATTGCTCCTTCAGCAATGGTAGCTATGGTACTTATCAATAATGATTTCCCGAATCTACGTGGCCGTACCAGAAATGTAGGCTTCCCTTCCATTAAAAGCTTACCAGCAAATTTAGTTTTATCTGCATAATAACCAGAACTTATAACATTCTTAATATCGGCGTCTCCAATAGGAAGATGGTCTATATCCATTTTTGTTATTTGTTCCAAATCCTCTCCTGTTCTTTTATTTTCTTGTTCCATACCATACTTATTTGCCTTGCATGAAAATAAAGATAGCATAAGACATAATACCATCGTATAAATGGTTTTATTTTTTTTAACAATCATCTTTACTTAAAAATTAATTTTTAATCGCTCGATATGTCTTAATGAGCTATGTAGGGAGTAATAAATGAAGAACTACAAAGATACTTACAAACAAAGCACATCATCATTGCCCTTTAAGACAGACCAGGCTATATATTTTTAGTTACCACTACGCAAGTATACAGAAATATATTGTAACTCCACAGGTATATCAGAAAATTTTCTTAACATTGAGTAACATTTGGTACATACATATGTAACATGGATTCAAAAAATCCACGCATAGCAGGATTGTAAGCTAAACCTCATCACTTAGAAGCAGTTCATGAAAAAATTACCAATTGGCGTTAGTAATTTTCAAGAGTTAATAAAAGGAGATTATCTTTTTTGCGATAAAAGCGCTATGCTTGCTGAATTCCTCAGCAAGGGGGATAAAGTTACGCTCATTACGCGCCCTCGTCGTTGGGGAAAGACATTAAATATGTCTATGTTACAACATTTTTTTGCCTCAGAGGTTAATGGAGTAAGTACAGCAGGGTTGTTTGATGATTTAGCAATCAGTAAGTTACATGGTGGAAGGTATCTTGATAGATATCAAGGTAAGCACCCTGTCATTATGCTAAGCTTTAAGGATGTTAATGCGGATAGTTTTCAAGGGGCCTACAATGCAGTATATGAATTGATCTTAAAGGTTTATAGTTCCTATACCTATTTGTTGAGTAGTGATGCAATTAATGAAGTACAGCTCAAGAAGCTACATACTATTCTCGGCCATCAAGCCAATCAACAACAATTAGAATCTTCCCTAGAACTTCTCAGTCAATGCCTCTATC from Cardinium endosymbiont of Culicoides punctatus encodes the following:
- a CDS encoding AAA family ATPase, which encodes MIVKKNKTIYTMVLCLMLSLFSCKANKYGMEQENKRTGEDLEQITKMDIDHLPIGDADIKNVISSGYYADKTKFAGKLLMEGKPTFLVRPRRFGKSLLISTIATIAEGAIHKELFKNYFIYNGAFEDENGKTIKYDWKKYPVIRLDFSRFNNETTDSLKFSIKKSLYRTAEIYGIEAKIENPKGNDSMQDYYIDLITKLKILRNDYEPKIVLLIDEYDSPIVNLDWSSKQYNDCMKVLKDFLTLVKSCAGDCQLIFLTGVTKFSLVNLGSGANIFQGNDVSLENAFSDVAGYKEEDIKSLFENRFNYVIREMEKRTGQTYTKEGIMEAIKSYYNRYRFSYDGPSMYNPNSVLSFFQRGNLQGYWYRTGDPSILLNQMRNEIDRFDLDWEKLRFYVTEDDIMFTQSKKPLSLEALMYQTGYLTIDTYNPANGQYALKIPNEEVKMALAQNIQEVFLDEQKEIGVHHKEHVLAALQQEDWPRLLQLFRDACFANTSYEALKNDEKDFQNILHAFLNGVCHHTVGGPRIRVEEHSGSGRSDITMDHIKNNVVYIIELKKNQSAEVAIEQIEHKNYSGKYFRKKKIVHIGLNCIFNREDINHRNINECMIAVKRQDSNNNLTKDPKKKFVFKDEKFVEEAINVETLEKQKTASQTKKKIRSNA